A window of the Phycicoccus sp. M110.8 genome harbors these coding sequences:
- the meaB gene encoding methylmalonyl Co-A mutase-associated GTPase MeaB, whose translation MAPRTVDVPALVESARAGSPRAVARLISLVEDAHPALREVMAALTPHTGNAHVIGITGSPGVGKSTSTNALVTAYREQGKRVGILAVDPSSPFSGGALLGDRVRMQDHALDPQVYIRSMASRGHLGGLSWTTPQALRVLDAAGCDVVLVETVGVGQSEVEVAGLADTTIVLLAPGMGDGIQAAKAGILEIGDVFVVNKADREGADATVRDIRHMISLGDRTEPGLWRPPVIKTVAAQGQGVDEVVEAIEKHRSWMEGNGTLRQRRIRRAGDEIESIAIKSLREKMGDLRHGNGVDELAAAVVEGRTDPYTAADQVVAALG comes from the coding sequence TTGGCTCCCCGCACCGTCGACGTCCCTGCCCTGGTCGAGTCGGCCAGGGCAGGTTCGCCCCGGGCCGTCGCCCGCCTCATCTCGCTGGTCGAGGACGCCCACCCCGCCCTGCGCGAGGTGATGGCGGCGCTGACCCCCCACACGGGGAACGCGCACGTCATCGGCATCACCGGCAGCCCGGGCGTCGGGAAGTCCACGTCGACGAACGCGCTGGTCACGGCATACCGCGAGCAGGGCAAGCGCGTCGGGATCCTGGCCGTCGACCCCTCGTCGCCGTTCTCCGGCGGCGCGCTCCTCGGTGACCGCGTGCGCATGCAGGACCACGCCCTGGACCCCCAGGTCTACATCCGCTCGATGGCCAGCCGCGGCCACCTCGGCGGACTGTCCTGGACGACGCCGCAGGCGCTGCGCGTGCTCGACGCCGCCGGCTGCGACGTCGTGCTGGTCGAGACCGTGGGGGTGGGGCAGTCCGAGGTGGAGGTCGCGGGTCTGGCCGACACGACGATCGTGCTGCTCGCGCCCGGCATGGGCGACGGCATCCAGGCCGCGAAGGCGGGCATCCTCGAGATCGGCGACGTCTTCGTCGTCAACAAGGCCGACCGCGAGGGCGCCGACGCCACGGTGCGCGACATCCGGCACATGATCAGCCTCGGGGACCGCACCGAGCCGGGCCTGTGGCGGCCGCCTGTCATCAAGACCGTTGCGGCACAGGGCCAGGGCGTCGACGAGGTGGTCGAGGCGATCGAGAAGCACCGGTCCTGGATGGAAGGCAACGGCACGCTGCGCCAGCGCCGGATCCGCCGTGCCGGCGACGAGATCGAGTCCATCGCGATCAAGTCCCTGCGCGAGAAGATGGGCGACCTGCGCCACGGAAACGGCGTCGATGAGCTCGCCG
- a CDS encoding acetyl-CoA C-acetyltransferase has translation MTTSPDRTVSVIVAGARTPMGRLLGSLKDFSGADLGAVAIKGALEKSGVAPEQVDYVIMGQVLQAGAGQIPARQAAAKAGIPMTVPALTINKVCLSGIDAIALADQLIRAGEFDIVVAGGQESMTNAPHLLEKSREGYKYGDVTMRDHMAFDGLWDAFTDQAMGLLTEQANSGDQQFTREQQDEFGARSHQLAARAWKDGLFDDEVVPVSIPQRKGDPIEFRTDEGIRADTTTETLGKLRPAFSKDGTITAGTASQISDGAAAVVVMSKAKAQELGLSWLAEIGAHGVVAGPDSTLQQQPARAIVKACEKEGITPADLDLVEINEAFAAVGLASAKELGIDLDKVNVNGGAIALGHPIGMSGARIALHLALELKRRGGGVGAAALCGGGGQGDALVIRVPQA, from the coding sequence ATGACAACTTCGCCTGACCGCACGGTGTCGGTGATCGTCGCGGGTGCCCGCACCCCCATGGGCCGGCTGCTCGGCTCGCTCAAGGACTTCTCCGGGGCCGACCTCGGCGCCGTCGCCATCAAGGGCGCGCTCGAGAAGTCGGGTGTCGCGCCCGAGCAGGTCGACTACGTGATCATGGGCCAGGTCCTGCAGGCCGGCGCCGGGCAGATCCCCGCCCGCCAGGCCGCCGCGAAGGCCGGCATCCCCATGACCGTCCCGGCGCTGACCATCAACAAGGTCTGCCTGTCCGGCATCGACGCGATCGCCCTGGCCGACCAGCTCATCCGCGCCGGCGAGTTCGACATCGTCGTCGCCGGTGGCCAGGAGTCGATGACCAACGCCCCGCACCTGCTGGAGAAGTCCCGCGAGGGCTACAAGTACGGCGACGTGACGATGCGCGACCACATGGCCTTCGACGGCCTGTGGGACGCGTTCACCGACCAGGCGATGGGCCTGCTGACCGAGCAGGCGAACAGCGGTGACCAGCAGTTCACCCGCGAGCAGCAGGACGAGTTCGGCGCCCGCAGCCACCAGCTCGCCGCGCGCGCGTGGAAGGACGGCCTCTTCGACGACGAGGTCGTGCCCGTTTCGATCCCGCAGCGCAAGGGCGACCCGATCGAGTTCAGGACCGACGAGGGCATCCGCGCCGACACCACGACCGAGACCCTCGGCAAGCTGCGTCCTGCCTTCAGCAAGGACGGCACCATCACCGCCGGCACCGCCTCGCAGATCAGCGACGGCGCCGCCGCGGTCGTCGTCATGAGCAAGGCCAAGGCGCAGGAGCTCGGACTCTCCTGGCTCGCCGAGATCGGCGCCCACGGCGTCGTCGCCGGCCCGGACTCCACGCTCCAGCAGCAGCCCGCCCGCGCCATCGTCAAGGCGTGCGAGAAGGAGGGCATCACGCCCGCCGACCTCGACCTCGTCGAGATCAACGAGGCGTTCGCCGCCGTCGGCCTCGCGTCGGCCAAGGAGCTCGGCATCGACCTCGACAAGGTCAACGTCAACGGCGGCGCCATCGCGCTCGGCCACCCCATCGGCATGTCCGGCGCCCGGATCGCCCTGCACCTCGCGCTGGAGCTCAAGCGCCGTGGCGGCGGCGTCGGTGCGGCCGCACTCTGCGGCGGCGGCGGCCAGGGCGACGCCCTCGTCATCCGCGTCCCGCAGGCCTGA